One Nitrospira sp. DNA window includes the following coding sequences:
- the ttcA gene encoding tRNA 2-thiocytidine(32) synthetase TtcA, whose protein sequence is MQPIPLQASPSAKLDDETEKLQTRLCRLVGQAIADYRLIEEGDKVMVCLSGGKDSYGLLDILLLLQQRAPIHFDLVAVNLDQKQPGFPAHVLPDYLTSRGIPFHIETRDTYSIVKRLIPEGQTTCSLCSRLRRGHLYRIATDLGATKIALGHHRDDINETLFLNLFFTGKLKAMPPKLRSKDGRHLVIRPLAYVKETDLARYAGLRSFPIIPCDLCGSQEDLKRKEVKTWLRQWETRAPGSSDSVAAAIANVAPSLLMDQRLFDFQHLQASPEHAGEGDAWLDADHPAPQ, encoded by the coding sequence ATGCAACCAATTCCCTTGCAGGCTTCGCCGTCCGCCAAGCTGGACGACGAAACAGAAAAGCTTCAGACTCGGCTCTGCCGCCTGGTCGGGCAAGCCATTGCCGACTACCGCCTGATCGAGGAGGGCGACAAGGTCATGGTTTGCCTCTCTGGCGGGAAGGACAGTTATGGCCTGCTCGATATCCTGCTTCTGCTCCAGCAGCGCGCCCCGATTCACTTCGACCTCGTGGCAGTGAATCTGGACCAGAAACAACCGGGCTTTCCTGCGCATGTGCTGCCCGACTATCTGACCAGCCGCGGCATCCCGTTTCATATTGAGACCCGCGATACCTATTCGATCGTGAAACGCCTGATTCCCGAAGGCCAGACCACCTGTTCACTCTGCTCACGGCTCCGACGCGGCCATCTCTACCGCATCGCCACGGACCTGGGCGCGACCAAAATTGCGCTTGGCCACCACCGCGACGACATTAACGAAACGCTCTTTTTGAATCTGTTCTTCACCGGCAAACTGAAAGCCATGCCGCCGAAGCTCCGCTCAAAGGATGGGCGCCATCTCGTGATCCGGCCGTTGGCCTATGTGAAGGAAACGGATCTGGCACGGTATGCCGGTCTGCGCTCGTTCCCCATCATTCCCTGCGACCTCTGCGGCTCACAGGAAGACCTCAAGCGAAAAGAGGTAAAGACCTGGCTCCGACAGTGGGAGACACGGGCACCCGGCAGCTCGGACAGCGTGGCCGCCGCCATTGCCAATGTGGCGCCCTCTCTGTTGATGGATCAGCGCCTCTTTGATTTTCAGCACCTGCAGGCCTCTCCTGAACATGCCGGAGAGGGAGATGCCTGGCTGGACGCCGATCACCCCGCGCCACAATAG
- the msrA gene encoding peptide-methionine (S)-S-oxide reductase MsrA, translating to MVNAITEIATLAGGCFWCLEAVYDQVKGVLSVESGYIGGSVEHPSYDAVCDGRTGHAEAVRVTYDPKVVTYRQLLEIFFAIHDPTTLNRQGNDEGTQYRSAIFFHSLEQQQEAEAVKAQVTQAGLFANPLVTEIVPASTWYEAERYHQEYFARNPFQGYCQFVVGPKVAKFRKQFATQLKS from the coding sequence TTGGTCAATGCCATCACTGAAATCGCAACCCTTGCCGGCGGCTGCTTCTGGTGTCTGGAGGCGGTGTATGATCAGGTGAAGGGGGTGCTCTCGGTCGAATCCGGTTATATCGGCGGGTCGGTCGAGCATCCATCCTACGACGCCGTTTGTGATGGACGGACGGGGCATGCCGAGGCGGTCCGTGTCACCTATGATCCCAAGGTCGTGACATACCGCCAATTGCTGGAGATCTTCTTTGCGATTCATGACCCCACGACGCTGAATCGCCAAGGCAATGATGAGGGGACGCAATACCGTTCAGCCATCTTCTTTCATTCTCTTGAACAGCAACAGGAGGCGGAAGCGGTGAAGGCCCAGGTTACGCAGGCGGGCCTATTTGCCAATCCGCTGGTGACGGAGATTGTGCCGGCGTCCACGTGGTATGAGGCGGAGCGGTATCATCAAGAGTATTTCGCTAGAAACCCGTTTCAGGGCTACTGTCAATTTGTGGTGGGGCCCAAAGTGGCGAAATTCAGAAAGCAGTTTGCGACACAATTGAAGTCCTAG
- a CDS encoding PilZ domain-containing protein, which produces MAAPALKKLATFLKAEAQAESPVSAPSEERRVQPRFTTQFRSTFSKDQQEGQGRTLDLSIGGCKIESETGAMQGAKFECRLHIPDLDWPLRIDEATVRWVEGKTFGLAFTRMRPEEKTKLKQLLERLEEE; this is translated from the coding sequence ATGGCTGCTCCTGCACTGAAGAAACTCGCAACGTTCTTGAAAGCAGAGGCTCAAGCGGAGAGCCCTGTATCCGCTCCGTCCGAAGAGCGGAGGGTGCAGCCCCGATTTACGACCCAATTCAGAAGCACGTTCTCAAAGGATCAACAGGAGGGACAGGGGCGGACCCTCGATCTTTCGATCGGGGGCTGCAAGATCGAAAGTGAGACCGGTGCGATGCAAGGGGCCAAGTTTGAATGCCGGCTCCATATTCCGGATCTCGATTGGCCTCTGCGCATTGATGAGGCGACGGTTCGATGGGTCGAAGGTAAGACGTTTGGCCTGGCCTTTACCCGCATGCGTCCGGAGGAGAAAACGAAGCTCAAGCAGCTGCTCGAAAGACTCGAAGAAGAATAA
- a CDS encoding OmpA family protein translates to MSRRIMYASGVVVMGLAMMVSQGCSLKSLQSNGDAAADSTTGSSARTDANNWNGQGVNPNFPGVGQGNSNGELSGFSQNPSEERLSQGGYRASLSPSDFNARRRAELTKEEKAAIEAGLQDVYFGYDQWNVSDAGMDALNRDAGWLKDHPGAVLKIEGHCDERGTTDYNIVLGDKRAKAAQTYLLETGVSPKQVAIVSFGKERPFCFDHAESCYQQNRRGHMLLTVTQ, encoded by the coding sequence ATGAGTAGAAGAATCATGTACGCAAGCGGAGTCGTCGTCATGGGTTTGGCCATGATGGTCAGTCAGGGATGCAGCTTGAAATCGTTGCAGTCCAACGGAGATGCGGCAGCGGACTCGACGACCGGATCGTCAGCTCGGACTGATGCGAATAATTGGAATGGCCAAGGGGTCAATCCGAACTTCCCCGGCGTGGGACAGGGAAATTCAAACGGAGAGTTGAGCGGATTTTCGCAGAACCCCTCTGAGGAGCGTCTCTCGCAGGGCGGGTATAGGGCGTCCTTGTCTCCGTCTGATTTCAATGCGAGGCGCCGGGCTGAACTGACCAAAGAAGAAAAGGCGGCTATCGAAGCCGGCCTGCAAGATGTGTATTTTGGCTACGATCAATGGAATGTCTCCGATGCGGGGATGGATGCGCTCAATCGGGATGCCGGCTGGCTCAAGGACCATCCCGGGGCCGTGCTGAAAATCGAGGGACATTGCGATGAGCGTGGCACGACGGATTACAACATAGTCCTCGGAGATAAACGGGCCAAAGCCGCACAGACCTATCTGTTGGAGACCGGGGTCAGTCCGAAGCAGGTGGCGATTGTGTCATTCGGAAAGGAGCGACCGTTCTGTTTCGATCACGCGGAATCCTGCTATCAGCAGAATCGGCGCGGACACATGCTGTTGACCGTCACGCAATAG
- a CDS encoding shikimate kinase — translation MNIVLIGYRGTGKSTVGKVLAGRLGRTVVSTDAEIVRRAGQTIPEIVAKHGWDYFRDLESTVCQELAAREGLVIDTGGGAILRPQNVESLKKTGTLFWLTASVGTIAMRIGGDTQRPSLTGTKSFVEEIQEVLAERTPKYQAAADHIVPTDGRSIGQIVDAIQSCL, via the coding sequence ATGAACATCGTCTTGATCGGTTATCGTGGAACCGGGAAAAGCACGGTCGGCAAAGTTCTGGCCGGGCGGCTCGGCCGAACGGTGGTATCCACCGATGCCGAAATTGTGCGGCGCGCCGGACAGACGATCCCGGAGATTGTCGCGAAGCATGGCTGGGATTATTTCCGCGACCTCGAATCCACGGTGTGCCAGGAACTCGCCGCGCGAGAGGGATTGGTGATTGACACAGGCGGCGGCGCAATTCTCAGACCTCAGAATGTGGAGAGTCTCAAGAAGACCGGGACGCTGTTCTGGCTGACCGCTTCCGTCGGGACGATTGCGATGCGCATCGGCGGAGATACCCAGCGGCCCTCGCTGACGGGAACCAAGTCCTTCGTCGAAGAAATTCAGGAAGTCCTGGCCGAGCGGACGCCCAAATATCAGGCGGCCGCGGATCACATCGTGCCCACCGACGGACGTTCCATTGGGCAGATTGTCGATGCCATTCAATCCTGCCTCTAG
- a CDS encoding shikimate dehydrogenase, with product MDIDAHTRFCGVIGNPVEHSLSPAIHNAAFQKLGLNFVYLAFRVEAIGDAIKGLRALGSFRGASVTIPHKVAAIPFLDEVEPTARHIGAINTIVAENGKLTGYNTDATGALRALREGAGSLNGKRILMLGSGGAARAIAFALAAEPGVAGLSLLGVDDKERSALAADLRAKTPLAVHEALLDDASLARELAGAQVLIHCTPIGMSPNVEASCVPPALLHSGLAVMDIVYNPRETRLLKDAKRAGCVTIPGLEMFLHQAVAQFELWTNQPAPADVMRAVLESRFQ from the coding sequence ATGGACATTGACGCGCATACTCGATTCTGCGGAGTGATTGGTAATCCGGTCGAGCATTCTCTTTCTCCGGCCATCCACAATGCGGCCTTCCAAAAACTTGGGCTGAACTTTGTCTATCTCGCCTTCCGTGTGGAAGCCATCGGCGATGCGATCAAGGGGTTGCGCGCCTTAGGGAGCTTTCGCGGGGCGAGCGTGACGATTCCGCACAAGGTGGCGGCGATTCCGTTTTTGGACGAGGTCGAGCCGACCGCCCGGCATATCGGCGCCATCAACACGATCGTGGCGGAGAACGGGAAGCTGACCGGCTACAACACGGATGCGACCGGCGCGTTGCGCGCGCTGCGCGAGGGGGCCGGCTCGCTGAACGGCAAGCGAATCCTCATGCTCGGATCCGGAGGGGCTGCGCGGGCGATCGCCTTTGCCTTGGCAGCGGAGCCTGGAGTGGCCGGACTGTCCCTGCTGGGTGTGGATGACAAGGAACGGTCGGCATTGGCGGCGGATCTGCGTGCGAAAACGCCGTTGGCGGTGCACGAGGCGTTGTTGGACGACGCCTCGCTGGCGCGTGAGCTTGCCGGTGCACAGGTGCTCATCCACTGCACGCCCATCGGCATGTCTCCCAACGTGGAGGCGAGCTGTGTGCCTCCGGCGTTGCTCCACTCCGGGCTGGCGGTCATGGATATTGTGTACAATCCACGCGAAACTCGCTTGCTCAAAGATGCGAAGCGGGCGGGCTGTGTGACGATTCCCGGCCTCGAAATGTTCCTCCATCAGGCCGTGGCGCAATTTGAATTGTGGACGAATCAGCCGGCGCCGGCCGACGTGATGCGCGCGGTCCTGGAGTCGCGTTTCCAATGA
- a CDS encoding SDR family oxidoreductase, with amino-acid sequence MSRLAGKVALITGGNAGIGEAVAKRFAREGASVVITGRRQDELDRVAADIRTAQGTVLAVAGSVTDESHARAVVEQALRQFKRIDILINNAGIGAFGQRLHETDDETWARVIDVNVTGVFRMTRAVVPTMLAQGKGSIVNISSIASLVGIPLLPAYAASKGALDALTRSIAIDYAKDGIRCNVVNPGLVATPMAAPLMSNPEQLDPILSHYPIRRPGQPEEVAGMVLYLASDEAAWVTGGTFPIDGGMTVW; translated from the coding sequence ATGAGCCGTCTGGCTGGGAAAGTGGCTCTGATTACTGGCGGCAACGCCGGGATCGGGGAAGCGGTGGCGAAGCGCTTTGCCCGTGAGGGCGCGTCGGTCGTGATTACCGGCCGGCGGCAAGACGAACTGGACCGCGTCGCGGCAGACATCCGAACGGCTCAGGGCACCGTGCTTGCCGTTGCGGGCTCGGTGACAGATGAGTCGCACGCTCGGGCGGTTGTGGAGCAGGCTCTTCGGCAATTCAAGCGGATCGACATCCTCATCAATAACGCTGGCATCGGCGCCTTTGGCCAACGCCTCCACGAAACCGATGACGAGACCTGGGCGCGCGTGATCGATGTCAATGTGACGGGCGTGTTCCGCATGACGCGGGCCGTGGTCCCCACGATGCTGGCGCAGGGGAAAGGGTCGATCGTGAATATTTCCTCCATTGCCAGCCTGGTGGGAATTCCCTTGCTCCCGGCCTATGCCGCCTCGAAAGGGGCGCTTGACGCGCTCACGCGCTCGATTGCTATCGATTATGCGAAGGACGGGATCCGCTGCAATGTGGTCAATCCTGGGCTGGTGGCCACGCCGATGGCGGCGCCGTTGATGAGCAATCCCGAACAGCTTGATCCGATTCTCAGCCATTACCCGATCAGGCGTCCGGGGCAACCGGAGGAAGTAGCGGGCATGGTGTTGTACCTGGCTTCCGACGAAGCGGCTTGGGTCACCGGCGGCACGTTCCCGATCGATGGCGGCATGACAGTCTGGTGA
- a CDS encoding tRNA (adenine-N1)-methyltransferase, whose product MSQLKSGERIHLVDKKGRQYALTLKAGDTYHFSGQKIPHDDMIGRPDGTIVTLSGGRQMLALRPTFGEYVLKMPRGAQVLYPKDLALIPMWADVYPGARVFEAGTGSGALTMALLRAVGPQGLVVTYEKREDFAKTARTNIDRYMGPMPTLQSFQKSAYEGIDLLEDGVPFDRVVLDLPEPWQVVPHAAKALRSGGIYLSFVPTVPQVMQTVQALEQATVFGMIETFESLIRTWSIQGRSVRPDHRMVAHSGFLTVARKVEPGLLSLGRERERAAEAMAEEAVGDEPEEPPQ is encoded by the coding sequence ATGTCGCAACTGAAAAGCGGTGAACGCATTCACCTCGTCGATAAGAAAGGGCGTCAGTATGCCCTGACCTTAAAAGCTGGGGATACCTATCACTTCAGCGGGCAGAAGATCCCCCATGACGACATGATCGGCCGCCCTGACGGGACGATTGTGACGTTGTCGGGCGGGAGGCAGATGCTCGCGCTGCGGCCCACGTTTGGCGAGTATGTGCTGAAGATGCCGCGTGGCGCGCAGGTGTTATATCCCAAAGATTTGGCGCTGATTCCCATGTGGGCGGATGTCTACCCGGGTGCGCGCGTCTTTGAAGCCGGAACGGGGTCCGGGGCGCTCACCATGGCGCTCCTACGAGCGGTGGGGCCGCAGGGTCTCGTGGTGACCTATGAGAAGCGGGAAGACTTTGCGAAAACGGCCCGCACCAATATCGACCGCTATATGGGGCCGATGCCGACACTGCAATCCTTTCAGAAGAGTGCGTATGAAGGGATCGATCTCTTAGAGGATGGCGTGCCGTTCGATCGAGTGGTGCTCGACTTGCCTGAGCCCTGGCAGGTCGTGCCTCATGCGGCGAAGGCGCTGCGATCCGGGGGGATTTATTTGAGCTTCGTGCCGACGGTGCCACAAGTCATGCAGACGGTCCAGGCGCTGGAGCAGGCAACGGTCTTCGGCATGATCGAGACCTTCGAATCGTTGATTCGGACCTGGTCGATACAAGGCCGCAGTGTGCGCCCGGATCATCGGATGGTGGCGCATTCGGGATTTCTCACCGTCGCGAGAAAAGTTGAGCCGGGGCTGTTAAGCCTCGGGCGTGAGCGTGAGCGAGCGGCTGAGGCCATGGCCGAAGAGGCTGTTGGCGATGAGCCGGAGGAGCCGCCGCAATGA
- a CDS encoding sigma-70 family RNA polymerase sigma factor encodes MEHNDLRSTDNGEGTNTVMADVDTDDSEASDVLEVIGREAEPDISPAAKAPGVLRTSQGASPFLLESLYFRSFGAHALLTRDEEIALAKLVDEGTRRIRTALRHTLKVLAQSKRTPVLEESISALQLGRQLSGYSATALDHAEQTLTNLLTPATREAKLAATTAKQINALLDELRAARLVLEKGKDELVRCNLRLVVDVAKRYTGRGLTLLDLVQEGNIGLMKAAERYQYRKGFKFSTYATWWIRQGITRALADQSRTIRIPVHQTEASSRILRITRRLGQQFGRPARLEEIADVLRMRPERLHETLQAFQEPVALERPIGDGDTEFGEMIPDQQTAPPDAHVHQAELTQQLDRILGTLTPREQTVIRLRFGIGHDEPCTLEQVGQSLSVTRERIRQIEAKALKKLKTPQIKEMFAAIK; translated from the coding sequence ATGGAACACAACGATCTTCGGTCGACGGACAACGGCGAAGGCACCAATACCGTGATGGCGGATGTGGATACTGACGACTCCGAGGCCAGCGACGTGCTGGAGGTGATCGGACGGGAGGCCGAGCCGGACATCTCGCCGGCGGCGAAAGCTCCTGGCGTCTTGCGCACGAGCCAGGGTGCCAGTCCCTTCCTGCTGGAATCGCTCTATTTCCGTTCGTTCGGAGCACATGCCCTTCTGACACGCGATGAAGAAATCGCGCTGGCCAAACTTGTGGATGAGGGCACACGCCGCATTCGTACAGCCTTGCGCCACACACTCAAAGTCTTGGCCCAATCCAAACGCACACCGGTGCTGGAGGAGTCCATCAGCGCGCTTCAGCTAGGGCGCCAATTGAGCGGCTATTCGGCCACCGCCCTGGACCATGCCGAGCAAACCCTCACGAATCTTCTCACCCCAGCGACGCGAGAGGCGAAGCTCGCCGCCACAACCGCGAAACAGATCAACGCATTGCTCGATGAACTCCGGGCCGCCCGCCTGGTGTTGGAGAAAGGGAAAGACGAACTCGTGCGCTGCAACCTCCGCCTCGTCGTCGATGTCGCCAAACGCTATACGGGACGAGGGCTGACACTCCTGGATCTCGTGCAGGAAGGCAATATCGGCTTGATGAAAGCCGCCGAACGCTACCAATATCGCAAAGGCTTCAAATTCAGCACCTACGCCACCTGGTGGATCAGGCAGGGGATTACGCGAGCACTGGCTGATCAATCGCGCACGATTCGCATTCCCGTTCACCAGACCGAAGCCTCGAGCAGGATTCTTCGCATCACACGCCGTCTCGGCCAACAGTTCGGCCGCCCGGCACGCCTCGAAGAAATCGCCGATGTGCTCCGCATGAGACCGGAACGGCTGCATGAAACTTTACAGGCCTTTCAGGAGCCAGTGGCGCTCGAACGTCCGATCGGCGACGGCGACACGGAATTCGGCGAAATGATTCCCGACCAGCAAACAGCGCCGCCTGATGCCCATGTGCATCAGGCGGAGTTAACCCAGCAACTGGACCGCATTCTTGGCACACTGACCCCGCGGGAGCAGACCGTGATCCGCCTCCGGTTCGGCATCGGGCACGATGAGCCCTGCACGCTGGAACAGGTGGGACAAAGCCTGTCCGTCACCCGTGAGCGGATCCGGCAAATCGAGGCCAAAGCGCTCAAAAAACTGAAGACCCCGCAGATCAAAGAAATGTTTGCCGCAATCAAGTAG
- a CDS encoding trypsin-like peptidase domain-containing protein, with the protein MPSAFTMTDRRSRSTLRLCLSVCLLTLAYTGFASADEKTLSIPAVVAKVRPSVVTILTRGMPAVPSQHGTQSGSGSGIIIDPTGYVLTNNHLVEGVKSLVVGLPTGRLTPGRVVARDFLLDLALVKINAQDLVPATLKQTASLEIGETVVAIGNPLALKGGSTVTVGVVSALDRSVLTPNGETLYDLIQTDAAINPGNSGGPLVDLAGEVVGINVAIAPSAQAISYAIALEAVYPHIHTMMMQGSVSRPDFGFTPVTVTPSIAASFGLDAERGILALNVDPSKLAGTAGLQTGDVITALDQHQLYNMGDFWHSVMREGDQPAIQFTIQGHGGQTLLTVPRPPGQKVSP; encoded by the coding sequence ATGCCATCCGCTTTCACCATGACCGACCGCCGCAGCCGCTCCACTCTGAGGCTCTGCCTGAGCGTCTGCCTGCTCACCCTCGCCTATACCGGGTTCGCATCGGCTGATGAGAAAACTCTCTCAATTCCCGCCGTGGTGGCGAAGGTCCGGCCATCGGTGGTGACGATCCTGACGCGGGGCATGCCTGCCGTGCCTTCTCAGCACGGGACTCAATCAGGGTCCGGTTCAGGCATTATTATCGACCCCACCGGCTATGTGCTGACAAACAACCACCTCGTCGAAGGGGTCAAGAGCCTGGTGGTGGGATTGCCGACCGGACGGCTCACGCCCGGCCGCGTCGTCGCGCGGGATTTCTTATTGGATCTGGCGTTGGTGAAAATTAATGCGCAAGACCTCGTGCCTGCCACGCTCAAACAGACCGCCTCTTTGGAGATCGGCGAAACCGTCGTGGCGATCGGCAATCCTCTCGCGCTGAAAGGCGGGTCCACCGTGACCGTCGGCGTCGTGAGCGCGCTGGATCGATCGGTCCTGACCCCGAACGGGGAAACCCTCTACGATCTGATCCAGACCGATGCCGCCATCAATCCCGGAAACAGCGGCGGTCCGCTGGTCGATCTCGCGGGAGAGGTCGTCGGCATCAATGTCGCCATCGCTCCATCAGCCCAGGCCATCAGTTACGCCATTGCACTCGAAGCGGTCTACCCTCACATCCACACCATGATGATGCAGGGCTCCGTCAGCCGGCCTGATTTCGGGTTTACGCCGGTAACCGTGACGCCCAGTATCGCGGCCAGCTTCGGATTGGATGCCGAACGCGGCATTCTTGCGCTGAACGTGGACCCGTCAAAACTGGCCGGCACGGCCGGTTTGCAGACGGGTGATGTGATCACCGCGCTCGATCAACACCAGCTCTACAACATGGGCGACTTCTGGCACAGTGTCATGCGGGAAGGCGACCAGCCAGCGATTCAATTCACCATCCAGGGGCACGGTGGGCAGACGCTGCTGACAGTTCCTCGTCCGCCTGGGCAGAAGGTCTCCCCGTGA
- the lipB gene encoding lipoyl(octanoyl) transferase LipB → MREAELRLLHAPISYAAAWDLQTRLHHERVADTRHDTVLILEHLPVYTLGRSTTPSDWGGDPVLLQAEGAHVQHVNRGGSVTYHGPGQVIVYPILRLTDYARGVKQYVRQLEDVIIHCLRAYGIEGQRRDKTPGVWITAPHEAKIASIGIRVEHGVTMHGIALNVQMDLSPFDRITPCGLTNCRITSMAEVLGRMVSVADVKRDLAGRLSSLLGITWLPPSLNTEPSQAQ, encoded by the coding sequence GTGAGGGAGGCAGAGCTGCGCCTTCTGCACGCACCGATTTCCTATGCCGCCGCATGGGACCTGCAAACGCGCCTGCATCACGAGCGAGTGGCAGATACACGGCACGACACGGTGCTGATTCTTGAACACCTGCCGGTCTATACGTTGGGACGCAGCACGACGCCTTCCGACTGGGGCGGCGATCCTGTCCTCTTGCAGGCGGAAGGCGCGCATGTCCAGCATGTGAATCGAGGCGGGTCTGTCACCTATCATGGCCCGGGGCAAGTCATCGTCTACCCTATTCTTCGATTAACGGACTACGCCAGAGGCGTGAAGCAGTATGTCCGGCAATTGGAGGACGTCATCATCCACTGTCTGCGAGCCTATGGGATTGAGGGCCAGCGAAGGGACAAGACGCCGGGCGTATGGATCACGGCTCCTCATGAAGCCAAGATCGCCTCGATCGGCATTCGCGTGGAACATGGGGTGACGATGCACGGCATCGCGCTCAATGTGCAGATGGATCTCTCTCCCTTTGATCGCATTACCCCCTGCGGATTGACCAACTGCCGCATCACGTCCATGGCGGAAGTCCTCGGGCGGATGGTGTCCGTCGCAGACGTGAAACGCGATCTCGCCGGTCGATTGAGTTCGCTGCTGGGCATCACCTGGCTTCCGCCCTCTCTCAACACTGAACCCTCACAGGCGCAATGA
- a CDS encoding Glu/Leu/Phe/Val dehydrogenase, producing the protein MKELDTHTYRLAVAQFDQAAESMELDGNLRERLKLPQRSLIVSVPVRMDDGRVEVFTGYRVQHDSSRGPSKGGIRYHPDVNLGEVAALAMWMTWKCALAGLPYGGAKGGVTVAPKQLSRAELQRLTRRYAAEIFPLIGPDQDVPAPDVGTDAQTMAWIMDTYSQQVGYAVPGVVTGKPVSIGGSLGREEATGRGVVYVTLEALRHLNLTIGNSTVAVQGFGNVGSHTARIMHEQGARVIAVSDVNGGIHNARGLDIPELLDRYKAKGQSLRETKMGDWISNEELLRLDCTVLVPAALSEQITEQNAASLRCRILAEGANGPTTLEADRILEDKGIFIIPDILANSGGVIVSYFEWVQDLQRFFWSETDIRNRLQEIITSAFHRTHQFATERRVSMRMAALMSGIDKVAQAHLQRGLYP; encoded by the coding sequence ATGAAAGAACTGGATACCCACACCTACCGGCTGGCCGTGGCCCAATTCGATCAAGCCGCCGAATCCATGGAGCTGGATGGGAACCTGCGGGAACGATTGAAGCTGCCCCAGCGATCCCTGATCGTCAGTGTGCCCGTGCGCATGGACGATGGCCGCGTCGAGGTCTTCACCGGTTATCGCGTCCAGCACGACTCGTCTCGCGGTCCGTCCAAGGGCGGCATCCGCTATCATCCCGACGTCAACCTGGGCGAAGTCGCCGCGCTGGCCATGTGGATGACGTGGAAGTGTGCCTTGGCCGGATTGCCCTATGGAGGCGCAAAGGGCGGGGTCACGGTCGCTCCCAAGCAGCTCTCGCGCGCTGAACTGCAGCGGCTGACGCGGCGCTACGCGGCGGAGATTTTCCCGCTCATTGGGCCGGATCAGGATGTCCCGGCCCCGGATGTCGGCACTGATGCACAAACGATGGCCTGGATCATGGACACCTATAGCCAGCAGGTCGGATACGCCGTTCCCGGTGTCGTCACGGGAAAGCCGGTCTCGATCGGCGGGAGTCTCGGTCGGGAAGAAGCCACGGGACGCGGAGTCGTCTACGTCACCTTGGAAGCGCTCCGGCACCTGAATCTGACGATCGGAAACTCGACCGTGGCCGTTCAGGGATTCGGCAATGTGGGATCGCATACCGCGCGCATCATGCACGAGCAAGGGGCACGGGTGATCGCGGTGAGTGATGTCAACGGCGGAATCCATAATGCCCGCGGGCTCGATATTCCCGAACTCCTCGACCGCTATAAAGCCAAGGGCCAATCGCTACGAGAGACCAAGATGGGAGACTGGATCAGTAACGAGGAGCTCCTCCGGCTGGATTGTACGGTGCTGGTTCCAGCGGCCCTGTCCGAACAGATTACCGAACAGAATGCGGCGTCCCTGCGTTGCCGGATTCTGGCCGAAGGCGCCAACGGTCCGACCACACTGGAAGCCGACCGGATTCTGGAAGACAAGGGGATCTTCATCATCCCGGACATCCTGGCCAACTCTGGAGGAGTGATCGTGTCCTACTTCGAATGGGTGCAAGACCTCCAGCGGTTCTTCTGGAGCGAGACGGATATTCGCAATCGCCTGCAAGAAATCATCACGTCGGCGTTTCACCGGACCCATCAGTTTGCCACCGAGCGGCGTGTCTCCATGCGCATGGCGGCCCTCATGAGCGGAATCGACAAGGTCGCCCAGGCCCACCTCCAACGGGGCTTGTATCCGTGA
- a CDS encoding group 1 truncated hemoglobin — MYHGIRQTLVLAGIGLALMMTGCSGVETAPPGKSLYDRLGGKPAITAVVDQFVANVANDTRINGRFATTDIPKMKGHIVDQVCMATGGPCTYTGRAMKPLHAGMKITDADFSALVGDLVAALDKFKVPAQEKSELLGILGPLKKDIVE; from the coding sequence ATGTACCACGGTATTCGGCAGACCCTAGTTCTCGCAGGTATTGGATTGGCCCTGATGATGACCGGTTGTTCCGGGGTAGAGACGGCGCCGCCCGGCAAATCGCTCTATGACCGCCTCGGTGGGAAACCAGCTATTACCGCTGTCGTGGATCAGTTCGTGGCCAATGTCGCGAATGACACGCGGATCAATGGCCGGTTTGCCACCACAGATATTCCCAAAATGAAGGGGCATATCGTCGATCAGGTGTGCATGGCGACAGGCGGTCCCTGCACGTACACGGGCCGGGCGATGAAGCCGCTGCATGCCGGGATGAAGATCACCGACGCGGATTTTTCTGCGCTGGTGGGAGACTTGGTTGCTGCGCTGGATAAGTTTAAGGTGCCGGCTCAGGAAAAGAGCGAGCTCCTGGGGATCTTGGGCCCGTTGAAAAAGGATATTGTCGAATAG